In a genomic window of Novosphingobium sp. KA1:
- a CDS encoding site-specific integrase has protein sequence MTVSINTAPISPLRQRMQHDMMMRGLGPHTQQDYVRHVKRLAAFLGRPPDTATEEDLRRFQLMQHESGVRPSTINGTVSALRFLYNVTLKRRDLARALVVTRIVPRLPEVLSVEEAARLLQSAPGMKYKAALGVAYGAGLRVSEVAHLKVDDIDSTRMLIRVEQGKGGKDRNAMLSPQLLELLRMWWREGRKRGVLIAHGWLFPGQNVTDPISTRQLHRAVQEAAEVAGIRKRVSPHTLRHSFATHLLEQDVDIRVIQVLLGHSKLETTALYTKVSTRTIHAVSSPLDQLMALMEGKPPTGSADAG, from the coding sequence ATGACTGTCTCAATCAATACCGCACCGATCAGCCCGCTACGCCAGCGGATGCAGCACGACATGATGATGCGGGGGCTCGGTCCCCACACCCAGCAGGACTACGTGCGCCATGTGAAGCGCCTTGCAGCCTTCCTCGGGCGCCCTCCCGATACGGCTACGGAAGAGGATCTGCGCCGCTTTCAGCTCATGCAGCATGAGAGCGGGGTCAGGCCGAGCACCATCAACGGCACAGTGTCGGCCTTGCGCTTCCTGTATAACGTCACGCTCAAGCGCCGCGATCTGGCGCGGGCCCTGGTCGTCACCCGCATCGTGCCCCGGCTGCCCGAAGTGTTGAGCGTCGAGGAAGCCGCACGGTTGCTGCAGTCGGCGCCGGGCATGAAGTACAAGGCGGCGCTGGGCGTGGCCTATGGCGCAGGCCTGCGCGTGTCGGAAGTCGCCCACCTCAAGGTCGACGATATCGACAGCACGCGCATGCTGATCCGCGTCGAACAGGGCAAGGGCGGCAAGGATCGCAATGCGATGCTCTCGCCCCAACTGCTCGAACTGCTGCGGATGTGGTGGCGAGAGGGCAGGAAGCGCGGGGTGCTGATCGCGCATGGCTGGCTGTTTCCCGGCCAGAACGTCACTGATCCGATCTCGACCCGGCAGTTGCACCGCGCGGTTCAGGAGGCGGCCGAGGTGGCGGGCATCCGCAAGCGCGTCAGTCCGCACACCCTGCGCCATTCCTTCGCCACACATCTGCTCGAGCAGGATGTCGATATCCGCGTGATCCAGGTCCTGCTCGGCCACAGCAAGCTGGAGACCACGGCGCTCTACACCAAGGTCTCCACCCGCACGATCCACGCCGTGTCGAGCCCGCTCGACCAGTTGATGGCGCTGATGGAGGGCAAGCCGCCCACAGGGTCAGCCGACGCCGGTTGA
- a CDS encoding conjugal transfer protein TraG N-terminal domain-containing protein has translation MRSILRLLIALAGSLVATPALAIDSSYYTWDGFSETVDAFHLIAMIFGDPRYETLVVIIAVAGIAFGAVIASIRGSGMGLVAFGFQMLVGIGLFAGMIATTGTVHVYDRVRNAYQPVGDVPNLIVLVAGVTNLMERALAETIDDNTTDPNAKLEFGAGGHAFDLFLNAVSPRSPMVDTFLDATVKDYVRQCYPVARVSPAYGVDDDQLFRTSTDLPASFAAMAGPATFSTVFTASDKAGTTVSCEAAWNHISERLSDSTLFDAYSDQVCARTGFDVTQTAQRDRCRQQIDGLGDMMLGQSMNRQKFLTNILLGQTVGDVLFEDSPAATARVMANRAIESNGLATLSTANEWMPTIRASVFAIMLMMMPIALLFILTPINLRVASFALGLFVFVALWGVIDAGIYQLTLGRAMDVLAELRATSVAADSWILAPSSAMKALAIFGSFRTAAAGLAGAFVFTVFRFSGNMFTAFTSGMLGVQGQGSMAAATVGTNEGYASALEAQASASGTAARRSASSGFGDFGERSSFGLDRAFASSGTVLGEQGGGASGTAAFGLGRTDAARELGGLSPALAGRDLSDPATARAVRANAATSAIHNFAQGDALRKLGTTYFGEGQSGERAFATFAQNMVQWKAFGDQRVYDMMQSGAQRHFERSGYDAKDAALKASTVIAQAGADPTFAKLTANAFDQEQMLRNDLTAAETQVGAMEGRRDYAGDRVAAVERGNVATEQAHRTGGNQGQRQAAATLGLSVTETSRRIGFINALSGEARSSAISQLSRATGRSEAQVLRALENYNAAVQVGTADGASAEAAREGTSVYGRTREAAGYDFAERSGKLDAQREIGPEGVRSNAQIGEQRRQADNAGFAGGAAAAGVSVREAARLDSFIRALAGTAGNQVDMAEGGAEGIADRARNERLTGIVERERLTRTQALLRAHGVAMSKRQIAMDQNGDLSLNLTPELAAQMWRGGLINESQLGAIANGGHARFSFAHNDLLVSSSTGFSQSARNDTSTRFEAGKQAGPDTIEHFLGSGKEGQAAMANWLRGGFEMDRRGNWRLKPQVADTLERDVTAIIAQTGWQRSLSRSAEHSTVDSQSLSGHITASASRSAGSAEDKDGKAGKSGSVSGTAAASLGAEITDRGGFSVAAQSSIDIVNYDVREAIAGAERTAAKSSRPEEAFARELSQRVLGNDGLRNRYLEQADSGRGTVDVTGPITSLEQSSILKSGRLMSDRDDGWADGESSFKSRRDK, from the coding sequence ATGCGCTCCATTCTTCGCCTGCTGATTGCCCTCGCCGGCTCGCTTGTCGCGACGCCGGCGCTGGCGATCGATTCCAGCTATTACACCTGGGACGGCTTTTCCGAGACCGTCGATGCGTTTCACCTGATCGCGATGATCTTCGGCGATCCGCGCTACGAGACGCTGGTGGTGATCATCGCGGTGGCGGGCATCGCCTTCGGCGCGGTGATCGCGAGCATCCGGGGCTCGGGCATGGGTCTCGTCGCCTTCGGCTTCCAGATGCTCGTCGGCATCGGCCTGTTCGCCGGGATGATCGCCACGACCGGCACGGTCCATGTCTACGACCGGGTGCGCAACGCCTACCAGCCGGTGGGCGATGTCCCCAATCTCATCGTGCTGGTCGCGGGCGTCACCAACCTGATGGAGCGGGCGCTTGCCGAGACGATCGACGACAACACCACCGATCCCAATGCCAAGCTCGAGTTCGGAGCGGGTGGTCACGCATTCGACCTGTTCCTGAACGCGGTGTCTCCGCGCAGCCCGATGGTCGATACCTTCCTCGATGCGACGGTGAAGGACTATGTGCGCCAGTGCTATCCTGTGGCGCGCGTCTCCCCGGCCTACGGTGTCGACGACGATCAACTCTTCCGAACCTCCACCGATCTTCCTGCGTCCTTCGCGGCGATGGCAGGCCCTGCGACCTTTTCGACGGTGTTCACGGCGAGTGACAAGGCGGGGACGACGGTGAGCTGCGAGGCGGCATGGAACCACATTTCCGAGCGTCTGTCGGATTCCACGCTGTTCGATGCCTACAGCGATCAGGTCTGCGCGCGCACCGGTTTCGACGTGACCCAGACGGCGCAGCGCGATCGCTGCCGCCAGCAGATCGACGGCCTGGGCGATATGATGCTGGGCCAGTCGATGAACCGGCAGAAGTTCCTCACCAACATCCTGCTCGGCCAGACCGTCGGCGACGTGCTCTTCGAGGATTCGCCGGCGGCGACCGCACGGGTGATGGCGAACCGCGCGATTGAGTCCAATGGCCTCGCCACGCTCTCTACGGCCAACGAGTGGATGCCGACCATCCGCGCCTCGGTCTTCGCGATCATGCTGATGATGATGCCGATCGCGCTCCTCTTCATCCTGACGCCGATCAACCTCAGGGTCGCGAGCTTCGCGCTCGGCCTGTTCGTCTTCGTCGCGCTGTGGGGCGTGATCGATGCCGGCATCTACCAGCTTACCCTGGGCCGGGCGATGGACGTGCTGGCCGAGCTGCGCGCGACCAGCGTTGCCGCCGACAGCTGGATCCTGGCGCCATCATCGGCGATGAAGGCGCTCGCCATCTTCGGCTCGTTCCGCACCGCTGCTGCTGGCCTGGCGGGCGCGTTCGTGTTCACGGTGTTCCGCTTCTCGGGGAACATGTTCACCGCCTTCACCTCGGGCATGCTCGGGGTCCAGGGCCAGGGCAGCATGGCAGCCGCCACGGTCGGGACCAACGAGGGCTACGCCTCGGCGCTTGAAGCCCAGGCTTCGGCGAGCGGCACCGCTGCGCGGCGATCGGCGTCCTCCGGGTTCGGCGACTTCGGCGAGCGAAGCAGTTTCGGTCTCGACCGGGCATTCGCCTCCTCCGGCACCGTGCTCGGCGAACAGGGCGGGGGCGCAAGCGGCACCGCCGCGTTCGGTCTTGGCCGGACCGACGCCGCGCGCGAGCTGGGTGGTCTCTCCCCTGCTCTCGCCGGGCGGGACCTCAGCGATCCGGCGACGGCCCGCGCCGTTCGCGCCAACGCCGCCACATCGGCGATCCATAACTTCGCCCAGGGCGATGCCTTGCGCAAGCTGGGCACGACGTATTTCGGGGAAGGCCAATCGGGCGAGCGGGCTTTCGCGACCTTCGCGCAGAACATGGTCCAGTGGAAGGCGTTCGGCGATCAACGCGTTTACGACATGATGCAGTCGGGCGCGCAGCGGCACTTTGAGCGCAGCGGCTATGACGCGAAGGATGCGGCGCTGAAGGCCTCCACCGTGATCGCGCAGGCAGGCGCCGATCCGACCTTCGCCAAGCTGACCGCCAACGCGTTCGACCAGGAGCAGATGCTGCGCAACGACCTGACTGCGGCTGAGACGCAGGTGGGCGCGATGGAGGGTCGGCGCGACTATGCAGGCGACAGGGTCGCTGCCGTCGAGCGCGGCAATGTCGCGACCGAGCAGGCGCATCGGACCGGCGGCAACCAGGGCCAGCGCCAGGCAGCCGCCACGCTCGGCCTCTCCGTCACCGAGACCAGTCGCCGCATCGGCTTCATCAACGCCCTTTCGGGCGAGGCGCGATCGAGCGCGATCAGCCAGCTTTCCCGCGCGACCGGGCGGAGCGAAGCGCAGGTGCTGCGCGCGCTGGAAAACTACAATGCCGCGGTCCAGGTCGGAACGGCCGATGGTGCGAGCGCCGAGGCCGCCCGCGAGGGCACGAGTGTCTATGGGCGCACGCGCGAAGCCGCGGGCTACGACTTCGCCGAGCGGTCGGGCAAGCTCGACGCGCAGCGCGAGATCGGGCCCGAAGGGGTTCGCAGCAATGCGCAGATCGGCGAACAGCGGCGGCAGGCGGACAATGCCGGCTTTGCTGGGGGAGCGGCGGCTGCGGGCGTTTCCGTGCGAGAAGCCGCGCGTCTCGATTCCTTCATCCGCGCGCTTGCCGGTACCGCCGGTAACCAGGTCGACATGGCCGAGGGCGGCGCGGAAGGTATCGCCGATCGCGCGCGAAACGAGCGCCTGACCGGGATTGTCGAGCGGGAGCGTCTTACTCGCACCCAGGCGCTGCTGCGCGCGCATGGTGTCGCAATGTCGAAGCGCCAGATCGCCATGGACCAGAATGGAGACCTCAGTCTTAATCTGACGCCGGAACTCGCGGCGCAGATGTGGCGCGGCGGTCTCATCAACGAGAGCCAGCTCGGCGCCATCGCCAATGGCGGGCATGCGCGCTTCAGTTTTGCGCACAACGATCTGCTCGTTTCCAGCAGTACCGGGTTCAGCCAGTCCGCGCGCAATGACACCAGCACGCGCTTCGAGGCCGGCAAGCAGGCAGGGCCCGACACGATCGAGCACTTCCTGGGCAGCGGCAAGGAAGGGCAAGCCGCCATGGCCAACTGGCTGCGTGGCGGGTTCGAGATGGACCGGCGCGGCAACTGGCGGCTGAAGCCCCAGGTGGCCGATACGCTGGAACGCGACGTCACCGCGATCATCGCGCAGACGGGGTGGCAAAGGTCGCTGTCACGTTCGGCGGAGCATTCCACAGTAGATAGCCAAAGCTTGTCGGGCCACATTACTGCTTCAGCGTCTCGTAGCGCCGGAAGCGCAGAGGACAAAGACGGTAAAGCCGGGAAGAGTGGCAGTGTCTCGGGGACTGCTGCTGCCAGCTTGGGCGCGGAGATTACGGACCGCGGGGGGTTCTCCGTTGCCGCACAATCCTCAATCGATATCGTAAACTATGATGTTCGTGAGGCGATCGCGGGAGCAGAACGAACTGCGGCCAAGTCATCAAGACCTGAAGAAGCATTTGCTCGGGAATTGAGCCAGAGAGTTCTGGGTAATGATGGGTTGCGGAATCGGTATCTGGAGCAGGCGGATTCCGGTCGTGGCACAGTCGATGTTACTGGCCCAATCACCTCGCTGGAACAATCTTCGATCCTAAAGTCGGGTCGATTAATGTCAGACCGGGACGATGGTTGGGCCGATGGGGAATCAAGCTTCAAAAGTCGGCGGGACAAATGA
- a CDS encoding type-F conjugative transfer system pilin assembly protein TrbC gives MERVKRAAGKAKATTVPSPVLPAKPDTATQRRAFEGMRRRRTDPAVVKRAEADVAAAGEALAAEREAASRRVAQALGLEQPEAAALAGVVSAGSEKRWVPVLFVSSAMPVATLRTYAGQLELAGGVMAFRGMPGGMRKVAPMAKLSAAILRIDPGCDGPACAMRDVQLIVDPLVFRQHGVTRVPALAMVPGDPTQPYCERDEVLLRAPHLVFGDAALTGLLEEYGRLGGGKEVRDALARLARR, from the coding sequence ATGGAACGCGTGAAACGCGCCGCCGGCAAGGCGAAAGCCACAACCGTCCCCTCACCGGTTCTGCCCGCGAAGCCGGACACGGCCACGCAGCGCCGCGCGTTCGAGGGGATGCGCCGCCGCAGGACGGATCCCGCCGTGGTCAAACGCGCGGAGGCGGATGTCGCCGCAGCCGGCGAAGCGCTCGCCGCCGAGCGCGAAGCGGCCAGTCGCCGGGTCGCGCAGGCGCTGGGACTGGAACAGCCCGAAGCCGCGGCGCTGGCCGGCGTGGTCTCCGCTGGTAGTGAGAAGCGCTGGGTGCCGGTGCTGTTCGTGTCGTCCGCGATGCCGGTCGCGACGCTGCGGACCTACGCGGGCCAACTCGAGCTGGCCGGCGGCGTCATGGCGTTTCGGGGAATGCCCGGCGGGATGCGGAAGGTCGCGCCGATGGCGAAACTGTCGGCGGCGATCCTGCGCATCGATCCGGGCTGCGACGGTCCCGCCTGCGCCATGCGCGATGTGCAGCTGATCGTCGATCCGCTGGTCTTCCGCCAGCATGGCGTCACCCGGGTGCCCGCGCTGGCGATGGTGCCCGGCGATCCTACCCAGCCCTATTGCGAGCGCGACGAAGTGCTCCTGCGCGCGCCGCATCTCGTGTTCGGCGACGCGGCGCTTACCGGGCTGCTCGAGGAATATGGCCGCCTCGGCGGCGGAAAGGAGGTGCGGGATGCTCTCGCTCGCCTGGCGCGCCGGTAA
- a CDS encoding IS91 family transposase, translating to MRADLEVADIFRSAGPAYRASHAGHLSLTQLKVMSAIETCRTAALGGHVEACQDCGHWRVAYNSCRNRHCPKCQGAAARTWLAEREADLLPVGYFHVVFTLPAEVADIAWQNKALVYDLLFKTAAHTMLTIAADPRHLGARIGITAVLHTWGSAMTHHPHVHMIVPGGGIAPDASRWISSRPAFLLPVRVLGALFRRLFLTRLNALHGAGKLAFFGSLTDLTERRAFQRHLAPARKKRWVVYAKPPFAGPEAVLAYLSRYTHRVAISNRRLVAFDANGVTLRYKDYRRDGPDRQRVMTLTANEFIRRFLLHVLPRGFHRIRHYGLLASAARHDNLALARRLLAVTPETEAPEPEAEPDTCAPCPCCGGLMIVIETFPRWSQPRAPPRPSPPIRERAA from the coding sequence GTGCGCGCCGACCTCGAGGTCGCGGACATCTTCCGTTCGGCCGGGCCGGCCTACCGGGCGAGCCATGCCGGGCACCTGAGCCTTACTCAGCTCAAGGTGATGTCTGCGATCGAGACCTGCCGGACCGCAGCCCTGGGCGGACACGTCGAGGCCTGTCAGGACTGCGGGCACTGGCGGGTCGCCTACAACAGCTGCCGCAACCGGCATTGCCCAAAATGCCAGGGCGCCGCCGCGCGCACCTGGCTGGCCGAACGGGAGGCCGACCTGCTTCCCGTCGGCTACTTCCATGTCGTCTTCACGCTACCCGCTGAGGTCGCCGACATCGCGTGGCAGAACAAGGCGCTGGTCTACGATCTGTTGTTCAAGACGGCCGCGCACACGATGCTGACCATCGCCGCCGACCCCCGCCATCTGGGCGCCCGGATCGGGATCACCGCCGTCCTCCACACCTGGGGATCGGCAATGACCCACCATCCGCATGTCCACATGATCGTGCCGGGCGGCGGTATCGCGCCCGATGCAAGTCGCTGGATCTCCTCGCGTCCGGCCTTTCTCCTGCCGGTGCGCGTGCTGGGAGCGCTGTTCCGGCGACTGTTCCTCACCCGGCTGAACGCGCTGCACGGTGCCGGCAAGCTCGCCTTCTTCGGCTCCCTGACCGATCTGACAGAGCGGCGGGCCTTCCAGCGTCACCTTGCCCCGGCGCGCAAGAAACGCTGGGTGGTCTATGCCAAGCCGCCCTTTGCCGGGCCGGAAGCGGTGCTCGCCTACCTGTCGCGCTACACGCACCGCGTTGCCATCTCGAACCGGCGCCTCGTCGCCTTCGACGCGAACGGCGTGACCTTGCGCTACAAGGACTATCGCCGCGATGGGCCCGATCGCCAGCGGGTCATGACGCTCACCGCAAACGAGTTCATTCGCCGCTTCCTGCTCCACGTCCTGCCACGCGGCTTCCACCGCATCCGCCATTACGGCCTGCTCGCCAGCGCCGCACGCCACGACAATCTCGCGCTCGCCCGCCGCCTGCTTGCGGTCACCCCGGAGACGGAGGCGCCAGAGCCCGAAGCCGAGCCCGACACCTGTGCGCCATGCCCGTGCTGCGGCGGGCTCATGATCGTCATCGAAACCTTCCCGCGCTGGAGCCAGCCCCGCGCGCCGCCCAGGCCCAGCCCGCCAATCCGGGAGCGCGCCGCATGA
- a CDS encoding IS3 family transposase (programmed frameshift) gives MKPKPSLRKSPTKASAEAVVKDIRRQTRRHFSAEDKIRIVLEGLRGDDSIAELCRKEGIAQSLYYTWSKEFMEAGKRRLAGDTARAATTGEVQDLRREARALKECVADLTLENRLLKKHDRGWGRRRMRYPASEKLEIIRIVEQSHLPAKRTLDQLGVSRRTFYRWYDRFLEGGPEALEDRPSAPSRVWNRISEDIQEQIVEMALDHSELSPRELAVRFTDEKRYFVSEATVYRLLKAHDLITSPAYVVIKASDQFHTRTTRVNEMWQTDFTYFKIIGWGWMYLSTVLDDFSRYIIAWKLCTNMRAEDVTDTLDLALKASGCDNATVLHKPRLLSDNGPSYIAGELAEYIEARKMSHVRGAPCHPQTQGKIERWHQTLKNRILLENYFLPGDLEAQIEAFVEHYNHQRYHESLNNVTPADVYFGRAPAIIKQRERIKRQTIEHRRLLHRKLAA, from the exons ATGAAGCCCAAACCCTCCTTAAGAAAATCGCCGACGAAGGCTTCGGCGGAAGCGGTAGTGAAGGACATCCGGCGTCAGACCCGACGCCATTTCTCGGCCGAGGACAAGATCCGGATCGTACTGGAAGGCCTGCGCGGCGACGACAGCATTGCCGAGCTGTGCCGCAAGGAAGGCATCGCGCAGAGTCTGTATTACACCTGGTCGAAGGAATTCATGGAGGCAGGCAAACGGCGCTTGGCTGGTGACACCGCCCGTGCCGCGACCACCGGGGAGGTGCAGGATCTGCGCCGCGAAGCCCGTGCCCTGAAGGAATGCGTGGCCGACCTGACGCTGGAAAACCGGTTGCTC AAAAAGCATGATCGCGGATGGGGGCGACGAAGAATGAGGTATCCCGCATCCGAGAAGCTCGAGATCATCCGGATCGTCGAGCAGTCGCACTTGCCCGCCAAGCGCACGCTGGATCAACTCGGCGTCTCCCGCCGGACGTTCTATCGCTGGTATGACCGCTTCCTGGAAGGCGGGCCGGAGGCGCTGGAAGATCGGCCATCGGCGCCGAGCCGGGTGTGGAACCGCATCAGCGAGGACATCCAGGAGCAGATCGTCGAGATGGCGCTGGATCACAGCGAGTTGTCACCGCGTGAACTGGCGGTGCGCTTCACCGACGAGAAGCGCTACTTCGTGTCGGAAGCCACGGTTTACCGCCTGCTGAAGGCCCATGACCTGATTACCAGCCCGGCCTATGTCGTGATCAAGGCCTCCGATCAGTTCCACACCAGGACCACGCGGGTGAACGAGATGTGGCAGACCGACTTCACCTACTTCAAGATCATCGGGTGGGGCTGGATGTATCTGTCAACCGTGCTCGACGACTTCTCGCGCTATATCATCGCCTGGAAGCTATGCACCAACATGCGGGCCGAGGATGTCACCGACACGCTGGACCTCGCCCTCAAGGCTTCGGGCTGCGACAACGCCACCGTGCTGCACAAGCCCAGGCTGCTGTCGGATAATGGCCCCAGCTACATCGCGGGGGAGCTCGCGGAATACATCGAAGCTCGAAAGATGAGCCATGTGCGCGGCGCCCCGTGCCATCCGCAAACCCAGGGCAAGATCGAACGCTGGCACCAGACCCTGAAGAACCGCATCCTGCTGGAAAACTACTTCCTACCCGGCGACCTCGAGGCCCAGATCGAGGCCTTCGTCGAGCACTACAACCACCAGCGCTACCACGAGAGCCTGAACAATGTGACGCCCGCCGACGTCTACTTCGGCAGGGCTCCGGCCATCATCAAACAGCGCGAAAGGATCAAGCGACAGACCATCGAGCATCGGCGCTTGCTTCACCGCAAGCTCGCCGCCTAA
- a CDS encoding conjugal transfer protein TraH: MECNPRRLNRRAPAFVLFLVVASCGHAVPAHAQSWAESWFDNVTYTSPGSFEDQTRGYVTAGGMSGRVDVHDDYLMSLTLPKVKAGCGGIDMFLGGMSFLDPEYLVEKLETILQAAPAVAFQYLLETLDEKMGNIISKMEAATNYLNSIQVNDCRLANRMVQIAKGDDNMSGILEEMTGYKSIREGYANSWQQSREKIQANKGNPTEDLKDALENCPAEVTEIFKTGSLLAHAAARVGASDWAGVMRARVGDVYMRWDANDKVPIFSAIPACPHQDTESADDFLTGRVPTRALNIPATASDCSVNGAGRGALVLAREKMESVAAKIRTRSALTTEEKQFVANVRTLPVYRLLEWGVRQGLTDSVIADTDELVALTLAYQMLNDLTRSIDFALQNAERGVTTASAADSANTNVCQTRILTKGIEQLRELRDEVLRQRAQMRQSYMAAMNQANLSASYAGVVRQRDRDARDAAGANANRNR, from the coding sequence ATGGAATGTAATCCACGCCGCCTGAACCGTCGTGCTCCGGCCTTCGTACTCTTCCTGGTGGTCGCGTCGTGCGGCCACGCGGTCCCCGCCCATGCGCAGAGCTGGGCGGAGAGCTGGTTCGACAATGTCACCTACACGTCGCCGGGAAGCTTCGAGGACCAGACCCGCGGCTATGTGACCGCGGGCGGGATGTCGGGCCGGGTCGATGTCCATGACGACTATCTCATGAGCCTGACGCTGCCCAAGGTGAAGGCGGGCTGCGGCGGCATCGACATGTTCCTCGGCGGTATGTCGTTCCTCGATCCGGAATATCTCGTCGAGAAACTGGAGACGATCCTCCAGGCCGCGCCCGCGGTCGCCTTCCAGTATCTCCTGGAAACCCTCGACGAGAAGATGGGTAACATCATCTCGAAGATGGAGGCGGCGACCAATTACCTGAACTCGATCCAGGTGAATGACTGCCGCCTCGCCAACCGGATGGTGCAGATCGCCAAGGGCGACGACAACATGTCGGGGATCCTCGAGGAGATGACCGGCTACAAGTCGATCCGCGAGGGTTATGCCAACAGCTGGCAGCAGAGCCGCGAGAAGATCCAGGCGAACAAGGGCAATCCGACCGAGGACCTGAAGGACGCGCTCGAGAATTGCCCGGCCGAGGTCACCGAGATCTTCAAGACCGGCTCGCTGCTCGCGCATGCCGCCGCCCGGGTCGGCGCTTCGGATTGGGCGGGCGTCATGCGGGCCAGGGTGGGCGACGTCTACATGCGCTGGGATGCGAACGACAAGGTACCGATCTTCTCGGCCATCCCCGCCTGCCCGCACCAGGACACCGAAAGCGCCGACGATTTCCTGACCGGGCGTGTACCGACCCGTGCGCTCAACATTCCCGCCACTGCCTCGGACTGCTCGGTGAACGGCGCCGGGCGCGGCGCTCTGGTGCTGGCGCGCGAGAAGATGGAATCGGTCGCCGCCAAGATCCGCACCCGCTCGGCGCTGACCACCGAGGAGAAGCAGTTCGTCGCCAACGTGCGGACCCTGCCGGTCTATCGCCTGCTCGAATGGGGCGTGCGCCAAGGCCTGACCGACAGCGTGATCGCCGACACCGACGAACTGGTGGCGCTCACCCTCGCCTACCAGATGCTCAACGACCTCACCCGCTCGATCGACTTCGCCCTCCAGAACGCCGAGCGCGGCGTCACCACAGCGAGCGCGGCGGACTCGGCGAATACGAACGTGTGCCAGACCCGCATCCTGACCAAAGGCATCGAGCAGCTTCGCGAGCTCCGGGACGAAGTTCTGCGCCAGCGTGCGCAGATGCGCCAGTCCTACATGGCCGCGATGAACCAGGCGAACCTCTCCGCCAGCTATGCCGGGGTCGTGCGCCAGCGTGACCGCGACGCCCGCGATGCCGCGGGCGCCAACGCCAATCGTAACCGGTGA
- a CDS encoding conjugal transfer protein TraF, protein MRRRLTLVAALLLPTQAALAQANDPATMESGARGYWWYQAPAKVVEEKPDPDALVKPVIPPMAELATWTPPKIRTLIEQQRDYAATVLTVEAVSDFWRLQDFARRKARAFAGVTQLAMLTHPELNARAANPMVGEARDVLGAQKDQLRRQYLRSKAGEFALVMFARASCGYCRVQWPIVQRFQDEMGWQVSLLDLDRKPELGQRFGVEVTPTTMVIRRNSAQRMVIAAGVETYPNIAQMAYQAVRLLSGDIRPEQWLTAAGEEDGFFDALANGPVSSTDPRVIGGDLVDTREPRP, encoded by the coding sequence GTGAGGCGGCGCTTGACCCTCGTCGCAGCCCTGTTGCTCCCCACCCAGGCAGCGTTGGCCCAGGCAAACGACCCTGCCACCATGGAAAGCGGAGCACGCGGCTACTGGTGGTATCAGGCCCCGGCCAAGGTTGTGGAGGAGAAGCCCGATCCCGACGCGCTGGTGAAACCGGTGATCCCGCCGATGGCGGAGCTGGCGACCTGGACGCCGCCGAAGATCCGCACGCTGATCGAACAGCAGCGCGACTATGCCGCGACCGTGCTTACCGTCGAGGCCGTATCGGACTTCTGGCGGCTGCAGGATTTTGCGCGGCGCAAGGCTCGCGCCTTCGCAGGCGTCACCCAGCTCGCCATGCTCACGCATCCCGAGCTCAATGCGAGGGCGGCGAACCCGATGGTCGGCGAGGCGCGCGATGTGCTCGGCGCGCAGAAGGACCAGCTGCGCCGCCAGTATCTGCGCTCGAAAGCGGGCGAATTCGCGCTGGTCATGTTCGCGCGCGCATCCTGCGGCTACTGCCGCGTGCAGTGGCCGATCGTCCAGCGCTTCCAGGACGAGATGGGCTGGCAGGTGAGCCTCCTGGATCTCGACCGCAAGCCTGAGCTTGGGCAGCGCTTCGGGGTGGAGGTGACGCCAACCACCATGGTCATTCGCCGGAACAGCGCCCAGCGCATGGTCATCGCCGCCGGGGTCGAGACCTACCCCAACATCGCGCAGATGGCCTACCAGGCCGTGCGGCTGCTCAGCGGCGATATCCGGCCCGAGCAGTGGCTGACCGCGGCGGGCGAGGAGGACGGCTTCTTCGATGCGCTCGCCAATGGCCCGGTCTCCTCGACCGATCCGCGCGTGATCGGCGGCGATCTCGTCGATACACGGGAACCGCGGCCATGA
- a CDS encoding S26 family signal peptidase has protein sequence MLSLAWRAGKRLWREAMDLPLRAAVALGASGLGQPARPAQLFKAYGIVLPIGLFAWWAMPHMTLVMTPSIDAWVVHRAPGPIGRGDLVSFMLSDPVAGPRPVNVTKYALCMPGERIVMIEKAGLFGQPGNGWYYCNGRLLGVSKPVGRGGKALTHWHPGITQIPEGMIFVGSKHPDGYDSRYYGPVAIDRLTRMEKLL, from the coding sequence ATGCTCTCGCTCGCCTGGCGCGCCGGTAAGCGGCTCTGGCGCGAGGCCATGGATCTGCCGCTGCGCGCAGCCGTGGCGCTCGGCGCCAGTGGCCTTGGCCAGCCCGCGCGGCCCGCGCAGCTGTTCAAGGCCTACGGCATCGTCCTCCCGATCGGCCTCTTCGCATGGTGGGCGATGCCCCATATGACGCTGGTGATGACCCCGTCGATCGATGCCTGGGTGGTGCATCGCGCGCCCGGCCCGATCGGGCGCGGCGATCTCGTGTCGTTCATGCTGTCGGACCCCGTGGCTGGTCCCAGGCCCGTCAATGTCACCAAATATGCGCTGTGCATGCCGGGCGAGCGGATCGTCATGATCGAGAAGGCAGGCCTTTTCGGACAGCCCGGCAATGGCTGGTACTATTGCAACGGCCGCCTGCTGGGCGTCAGCAAGCCGGTCGGCCGCGGCGGCAAGGCGCTGACGCACTGGCACCCGGGCATCACGCAGATTCCCGAGGGCATGATCTTCGTCGGCTCGAAACATCCCGATGGATATGACAGCCGCTATTACGGGCCGGTCGCAATCGATCGTCTGACGCGGATGGAGAAGCTGCTGTGA